The Oenanthe melanoleuca isolate GR-GAL-2019-014 unplaced genomic scaffold, OMel1.0 S386, whole genome shotgun sequence genome includes the window TGGGGTCTGTGGTGTCACCCTACCCATGGGGGGGGGCCGTGGTGTCACCATGGTCCTGGTGACCTTACGGCAGAATGGGGATGCATCAAACCCGGCGTGCCACGGCATTGCGGGGGTGCTGGAGGCGTATCAACGCAGCCTGCGCTGTGTCCAGCTCTATGGCCCCACCAACTTTGCCCCTGTCGTCAACCATGTTGCCCGGTAAGAGGAGCCCCGTGCCCCGGGATGGGGTCCTGCACCCCCCGGCGTCACGCAGAGTTCCCCCAGCTCAGCGGCCACAGTGCTGGATGGGTCCCAGTACTTTGTCCTCCTCATCATCACTGACGGTGTCATCTCCGACATGGCCCAGACCAAGGAGGCCATTGTCAATGTGAGACCCTcgtggtggcactggggcaggTGGTAGCACCCCTGGGTGTTGGGGGCAGGGAACCTGGGACCCCTGGGTGATGGGGGCAGTGATTGTGGGGAGGGCTTGGGACCCTTGAGGGGATGGGAAAGGCTGGGGACCACTGGGTGCTGAAGAGGGGCTGGAACCCTTGGGGATGGGAAGGGGTTTGGATCCCTGGATTCAGAGGGGTTGGGGGTGGCTGGCACCCTTTGGGTGGTGGGGTGGATAAGGAGGAGCTGGGACCTTAAAGCTGAGAGGGAGGATGTGGGCTGGGATCCTTGCATGCTGGAGcagtggggaaggggctgggagccctgggtgctggaggcagtggggagggactggggcCTTTGAGAGATGGGAAAGGGCTTGGACCCCGGGGGTTGAGAAGGGGCTGGGACCCCCATGGTTTGAAGTGTAGGGATGTATGGAACCCCTGAGTACTGCAAGGGGGCTGGGAAATTCCTGGAACACCCCAGTGCCAGTGGGGAGGTCTGAGACCCCTTGGGTGATGGGGGGTGGTAAGGGGCTGAAATCCTTGGGAGAGGGTGTTGGCACCCCTGAGTGCTGCAGGAAAGGGGGGCTCATTTGGTGGCAGCATCATTAAATTTCATGAGACTCCCTTCATCCCCTGGTTCCCTCAGGCTGCCAAATTGCCCATGTCCATCATCATCGTGGGGGTTGGCCAGGCCGAGTTTGATGGTAAGATTTGGGAGCTGGGGGGAACTAGGGGAAAACTGGGGAGATTGGAGGAATTGGATTGGCCACTGGAACTGAGAGTTGAATGTGCCAGTATATGAATGGGCTCAGCATACCCCAGGAGGGGGCTTGGGGGTTCTGGGTGTGGAATTGAGAGGGACATAATGGGGTGAGGG containing:
- the LOC130266961 gene encoding copine-5-like — translated: MGGGRGVTMVLVTLRQNGDASNPACHGIAGVLEAYQRSLRCVQLYGPTNFAPVVNHVARSAATVLDGSQYFVLLIITDGVISDMAQTKEAIVNAAKLPMSIIIVGVGQAEFDAMVELDGDDIRISSRGKVAERDIVQFVPFRDYMSGGPGAGLSMAGLAREVLAEIPDQLLSYMKARGIKPPPIPPMSPETPPP